The DNA region AATTCTAAGCGTGCAAAGTTCGTTAGTGAGTAATATATAACTATCAATTGTTTGGATTGAATCATTATTGCATGGATGTTGAGTCATTTGAAGCCTTGCATATGCCGCTTTGATTATTGTAACTTTGTTATTGAATAATATATAAAAGAAATTCTTCATATTTATAGGTTAGAAACAAAGATGATCCTCAAGATGAACAAGATGATGATCTTCAAGATGACGATAATCTTCAATATAATCAAGATGATGATGATCTTCAATATGATCAAGATGATGATGATCTTCAATATGATCAAGATGATGATGATCTTCAATATGATAGTTTTCAAGATGATGATTTTCATGGACCTCAACACAATGAATATGATAAAGACCGCCATTGATTTAAATATTGACGATTATGTTTTGTTTTATGGATTTACATAAGCCAACTAGCTATAACTTTTATTGCTTGgatttattttgaaaatatttgtatttttttgaatttcaaAGAGTTGATTACACTTCATCTTATTAATACTTCATATTTATATATGTTTTCAATTTATAAATGTGTTTCTTCTAATAATATTGAAAAATAATCTATTAGAATAATGTGAAGGTATATGATCATAAATGTATCACCATAT from Lathyrus oleraceus cultivar Zhongwan6 unplaced genomic scaffold, CAAS_Psat_ZW6_1.0 chrUn0211, whole genome shotgun sequence includes:
- the LOC127112964 gene encoding nonsense-mediated mRNA decay protein 2, with translation MQYDGKISDMVQKMEAMEALLKSMYMQQNPHLSEEEVDDKMREALHNDNIPTPHSSTSTYAPTHQKMVRNKDDPQDEQDDDLQDDDNLQYNQDDDDLQYDQDDDDLQYDQDDDDLQYDSFQDDDFHGPQHNEYDKDRH